A window of the Isosphaera pallida ATCC 43644 genome harbors these coding sequences:
- a CDS encoding YbeD family protein, whose product MRLDLAELLESQHAFPGSYCIKAIGSAADDFVERVLEAARTELAVPSDLDYSERWTNDRRHVSVTLDLAVQSSDQVLRIYARLREVAGIKLVM is encoded by the coding sequence ATGAGGCTCGACCTCGCCGAACTCTTGGAATCCCAGCACGCCTTCCCCGGCTCCTACTGCATCAAAGCCATCGGCAGCGCCGCGGACGACTTCGTGGAACGGGTGCTGGAAGCGGCCCGCACCGAGTTGGCCGTGCCTTCCGATCTGGATTACAGCGAACGTTGGACCAACGACCGCCGCCATGTTTCGGTGACTCTGGACCTGGCAGTCCAGAGTTCCGACCAGGTCTTGCGAATCTACGCCCGCCTCCGCGAGGTCGCCGGCATCAAGCTCGTGATGTGA
- the rph gene encoding ribonuclease PH — MMRHDGRTPQEIRPVRFERGFAAASAGSVLVRSGSTVILVTANLVDQVPPFLEGRGTGWLTAEYAMLPGSTPSRKPRKVDGRCTEIQRLIGRSLRAMVDLERLGPRTLHLDADVIQADGGTRTAAITAACVATADALNKCLGAEEARAILKGRLAAVSVGVVDGVGLLDLDYSEDVRAEVDLNVVRLGPRGLVEVQGTAEGAPFDRRRLEELLDLADQGIDRLMALQLDAVGPGVFPPEE, encoded by the coding sequence ATGATGCGACACGATGGACGAACCCCCCAGGAGATCCGTCCGGTTCGGTTCGAGCGTGGGTTCGCCGCCGCCAGCGCTGGGAGCGTTCTGGTGCGATCCGGCTCGACAGTGATTCTGGTGACCGCCAACCTGGTGGATCAGGTACCGCCGTTTCTCGAGGGTCGGGGGACCGGCTGGTTGACCGCTGAGTACGCCATGTTGCCCGGCTCCACCCCGAGCCGCAAACCCCGCAAGGTTGATGGGCGTTGCACGGAGATTCAACGTCTCATTGGTCGCTCGTTGCGGGCGATGGTCGATCTAGAGCGGTTGGGTCCCCGAACCCTGCATCTCGACGCCGACGTGATTCAAGCCGACGGCGGCACCCGAACCGCGGCGATCACCGCCGCCTGCGTCGCCACCGCCGACGCCTTGAACAAATGCTTAGGGGCCGAGGAGGCCCGAGCCATCCTCAAGGGCCGTTTGGCCGCGGTCAGTGTGGGAGTGGTGGATGGAGTGGGGCTGCTCGATCTGGATTATTCCGAGGATGTTCGGGCCGAAGTTGATCTCAATGTGGTTAGGCTGGGACCACGCGGCCTGGTGGAGGTTCAGGGCACCGCCGAGGGGGCTCCGTTTGATCGTCGCCGCCTGGAAGAATTGCTCGACCTGGCCGATCAGGGGATTGACCGCCTCATGGCCCTCCAGCTGGACGCGGTGGGGCCGGGCGTGTTCCCGCCGGAGGAGTAG
- a CDS encoding non-canonical purine NTP pyrophosphatase, which translates to MASVSVPRRELVLGTRNLKKRGEMVQLLCPPWEDHPRLSRLVILTLDEAGATGEVEEDAPDFAGNARKKAAEFARMIGRWVLADDSGLMVDALQGAPGVLSARYAGTHGDDAANNRKLLNELGTLPPDQRGAAFVCALALADPTGAIRAESVGQCRGRIVTELRGSGGFGYDPLFLIPEYHATFGELPAAVKHRISHRARAFDHLRPLIDRLLVQNAWELQPNA; encoded by the coding sequence ATGGCGTCGGTTTCGGTTCCCCGCCGGGAGTTGGTGTTGGGCACCCGCAACCTCAAGAAGCGGGGCGAGATGGTCCAACTGCTCTGCCCTCCCTGGGAGGATCATCCCCGCCTGAGCCGCTTGGTGATATTGACCCTCGACGAGGCTGGCGCGACCGGCGAGGTTGAGGAGGACGCCCCCGACTTCGCCGGCAACGCCCGCAAGAAGGCCGCCGAGTTCGCCCGCATGATCGGACGTTGGGTTCTGGCCGACGACTCCGGCTTGATGGTGGACGCCCTCCAAGGCGCGCCTGGCGTCCTCTCGGCCCGCTACGCAGGAACGCACGGCGACGACGCGGCCAACAACCGTAAGCTCTTGAATGAGTTGGGGACACTCCCTCCCGACCAACGCGGAGCCGCCTTCGTCTGCGCCTTGGCGCTGGCTGATCCTACCGGTGCGATCCGGGCCGAGAGTGTGGGCCAGTGTCGGGGCCGCATCGTTACCGAGCTTCGCGGGTCGGGGGGGTTCGGCTATGATCCGCTCTTCCTCATCCCCGAATATCACGCCACCTTCGGCGAACTTCCCGCTGCTGTCAAGCATCGGATTAGTCACCGCGCCCGGGCCTTCGATCACCTTCGTCCCCTGATCGATCGCCTTTTGGTCCAGAACGCCTGGGAACTCCAACCTAACGCCTGA
- a CDS encoding protein-tyrosine phosphatase family protein, producing the protein MWWDDWFEKRVVVIEPGGLVRGAWQKPGPLRRLLEREGIRSIVTLTAINPDDPKYVGQANALAGVGRPIRWIQLDWRGSTATLEQMAQAADLLADQSLRPIFFHCVAGHHRTGLAHAAYLIRHRGFTAAQAWDQLSRLPWTDPDHPRDRADRELIRRFEAWNAQQSRPIYVHVNHDGPPQAKPGDRRRGL; encoded by the coding sequence TTGTGGTGGGACGATTGGTTCGAGAAACGGGTCGTCGTGATCGAGCCGGGGGGACTGGTGCGGGGAGCCTGGCAAAAACCCGGTCCGTTGCGCAGACTCCTGGAACGCGAGGGAATTCGGTCGATCGTCACCTTGACCGCTATCAATCCCGATGACCCCAAGTATGTCGGTCAAGCCAACGCGCTGGCCGGGGTGGGTCGGCCGATCCGCTGGATTCAGCTCGATTGGCGTGGCTCCACCGCGACGCTGGAACAAATGGCTCAGGCGGCCGATCTGTTGGCCGATCAGTCGTTGAGGCCGATCTTTTTCCACTGCGTGGCGGGCCATCACCGCACCGGGCTGGCTCATGCGGCCTATCTGATTCGGCATCGCGGTTTCACCGCGGCGCAAGCCTGGGACCAGTTAAGTCGGTTGCCCTGGACCGATCCCGACCATCCCCGCGATCGGGCCGATCGAGAGTTGATCCGCCGATTCGAGGCGTGGAATGCGCAGCAGTCACGCCCAATTTATGTTCACGTGAACCACGACGGTCCCCCTCAGGCGAAGCCCGGCGATCGGCGGCGAGGATTATGA
- a CDS encoding tyrosine-protein phosphatase, which yields MTLQKRVRNGLDIRGHHRTTTRPRPGWRVWAGRLMLLAGLAVAGFVGWRVAIGNFAVIEPGELYRSAQLSAAQLDRVIADHGIRAVLNLRGHNPDEPWYRNEVATTLKRGATQIDVAMSSCDWASRAQMNEIVRILETAPRPLLIHCWHGSERTGLVSALAILLRPGSTLEEAERQFSWRYLYVPFGDGVTTYAHLKQYKHWLERTRRPHTPETLKDWVGNHFRPGFPSREHWPYDPYPLSVITRVEPSSEARTAVNSESPPRWR from the coding sequence ATGACGCTCCAGAAACGAGTGAGGAATGGGCTCGACATCCGAGGACACCATCGCACGACCACGCGGCCGCGTCCCGGCTGGCGGGTCTGGGCGGGGCGTCTGATGCTGCTGGCGGGGTTGGCGGTGGCGGGGTTTGTCGGTTGGCGTGTGGCGATCGGCAACTTCGCGGTCATCGAGCCGGGCGAGCTGTATCGCTCAGCCCAACTCTCCGCGGCCCAACTCGATCGCGTCATTGCCGATCACGGCATCCGCGCCGTCCTCAACCTTCGCGGACACAACCCCGACGAACCGTGGTATCGCAACGAAGTCGCCACCACATTGAAACGAGGCGCGACCCAAATCGATGTGGCCATGTCGTCGTGCGACTGGGCTTCGCGCGCTCAGATGAACGAAATTGTGCGCATTCTCGAGACCGCCCCGCGGCCGTTGTTGATTCACTGCTGGCACGGTTCGGAACGTACCGGCTTGGTTTCGGCTCTAGCGATTCTGCTGCGTCCTGGATCGACTTTGGAGGAAGCCGAACGCCAATTTTCCTGGCGCTATTTGTATGTGCCGTTCGGTGATGGCGTGACCACCTACGCGCACCTGAAGCAGTACAAACATTGGTTGGAGCGAACCAGACGCCCCCACACCCCCGAAACCCTCAAGGACTGGGTCGGCAATCATTTCCGGCCAGGATTTCCCAGCCGCGAGCATTGGCCCTACGATCCGTATCCCTTGAGCGTGATTACGCGGGTTGAACCAAGTTCAGAGGCGCGAACAGCCGTGAACTCGGAGTCCCCACCCCGATGGCGTTGA
- a CDS encoding menaquinone biosynthesis family protein: MTPAATASPPVVLRVGHSPDADDAFMFYALTHDKIDTGGLTFLHQLEDIQTLNQRALRGELEVSAVSIHAYAHLTTTYALLASGSSMGDNYGPIVVTREPLPLEEIRARRVPVAIPGHLTTAYLTLQLCLGKDHPVTVMPFDAIMPAVIRGEIPAGLIIHEGQVTYQDAGVHLAVDLGVWWRQRTGLPLPLGGNVVRRDLGEDLIQRVATLLRQSIQYALDHRAEALEYAMKYAHDVDPARADRFVGMYVNHWTLDYGDIGRQAVRTLLDLAAAEGLVPGPLDIQFVG, from the coding sequence ATGACCCCGGCCGCCACTGCCTCGCCACCTGTCGTGCTGCGGGTCGGGCACAGCCCCGACGCTGACGACGCCTTCATGTTCTACGCCCTGACCCATGATAAGATCGATACCGGCGGTCTCACATTCCTCCACCAACTCGAGGATATCCAGACCCTCAACCAACGCGCCCTCCGGGGCGAGTTGGAAGTTTCAGCCGTCAGCATCCACGCTTATGCTCACTTGACCACCACCTACGCGCTGCTGGCCTCGGGCTCCAGCATGGGAGATAACTACGGCCCGATCGTGGTCACCCGTGAGCCGCTGCCTCTGGAGGAGATCCGCGCTCGTCGGGTACCAGTGGCGATCCCCGGTCATCTGACCACGGCGTACCTGACGCTGCAACTCTGTCTGGGCAAGGATCATCCGGTCACCGTGATGCCGTTCGACGCCATCATGCCGGCCGTGATCCGCGGCGAGATTCCCGCCGGGTTGATCATCCATGAAGGTCAAGTGACCTACCAGGACGCCGGCGTTCATTTAGCGGTCGATCTGGGAGTCTGGTGGCGTCAGCGCACCGGACTGCCCCTTCCCCTAGGGGGCAACGTGGTGCGCCGGGATCTGGGCGAGGATCTGATCCAACGGGTCGCCACCCTGCTTAGGCAAAGCATTCAGTACGCCCTGGACCATCGCGCCGAGGCGCTGGAGTATGCCATGAAGTACGCCCACGACGTTGACCCGGCCCGCGCCGACCGCTTCGTAGGTATGTACGTCAACCACTGGACCCTCGACTACGGGGACATCGGCCGCCAGGCGGTGCGGACGCTGCTTGACCTGGCCGCTGCCGAAGGATTAGTGCCCGGTCCGCTCGACATCCAATTTGTGGGCTGA